Proteins from one Gallus gallus isolate bGalGal1 chromosome 15, bGalGal1.mat.broiler.GRCg7b, whole genome shotgun sequence genomic window:
- the SLC2A11L4 gene encoding solute carrier family 2, facilitated glucose transporter member 11 isoform X1, whose amino-acid sequence MATFFSDLVQFQGLFQMVLVLGIGGSFPYGFHISVINSPSVHIRRFINETWIERHGSPLHPETIMLLWSFIVSVFGIGGLLGSLCCGYLTTRYRKKKCQIVTNLIMLVAALLMAFSKTAKSFEMILAGRFLYGVGTGFSLNIHPQYVGEISPKKLRGFTNSTVSVFLTLGKLTGQVVGLREILGSEALWPWLLASSGLSALLQLVTLPFFPDSPSYLLIQKGNEEAFRKAIRKLWGEGDHQAEIDDIMKEKVAMTSTKTLRVLELIKEPSMRWQLYILMTVMTTLQLCGINAIYFYCFEVFHTAKFEEYLIPYVSLGVGLCECLSSILCSTLIERFGRKVLLWGGYTLMCSVLALLTTTLSLQHQFFWLHYFSVILIFLFVVFYGIGPSGASITIMVEIFSQSFRPSAFLIVGCINWMGLFVLGMIFPLIVDNLGPFCFLIFLGILALSATFIYLYLPETKGKSIMEIKAEFNKLNFGKKEISVTENNFPKDQLFCTKL is encoded by the exons ATGGCCACCTTTTTCTCTGACCTG GTTCAATTCCAGGGACTATTTCAAATGGTCCTAGTGCTGGGAATTGGTGGTAGTTTCCCATATGGATTCCATATTTCTGTCATCAACTCCCCCTCTGTG cacaTCAGGAGGTTTATTAATGAAACCTGGATAGAGCGACACGGCTCTCCCCTCCATCCGGAGACAATCATGCTGTTGTGGTCCTTCATTGTGTCTGTCTTTGGGATCGGAGGCCTCCTGGGGAGCCTCTGCTGTGGCTACCTGACTACCAGATACAGGAA AAAAAAGTGTCAGATTGTCACCAACCTGATCATGCTGGTAGCTGCACTTTTAATGGCCTTCAGTAAAACAGCCAAATCCTTCGAGATGATTCTGGCTGGACGCTTTCTTTACGGCGTTGGTACAG GGTTTTCTCTCAATATCCATCCTCAGTACGTAGGAGAGATTTCACCCAAGAAGCTGCGTGGATTTACAAACTCcacagtttctgtttttctgacaCTGGGGAAACTCACAGGACAGGTTGTTGGACTACG GGAGATTTTAGGAAGCGAAGCTTTGTGGCCATGGTTGTTAGCATCTAGTGGACTGTCAGCATTGCTTCAACTGGTTACTCTTCCATTTTTCCCTGATTCACCATCCTACCTCCTGATCCAGAAGGGTAATGAGGAAGCCTTCAGGAAAG CCATTAGGAAGCTCTGGGGGGAAGGAGACCATCAAGCAGAAATTGATGACATTATGAAGGAGAAGGTTGCAATGACGAGCACCAAAACCTTGCGTGTCCTTGAATTAATAAAAGAGCCATCTATGCGCTGGCAGCTTTACATTTTGATGACTGTCATGACCACCTTGCAGCTCTGTGGAATCAATGCA aTATACTTCTATTGTTTTGAAGTATTCCATACAGCCAAGTTTGAAGAATATCTTATCCCATACGTGTCCCTGGGAGTTGGGCTATGTGAATGCCTATCTTCTATATTGTGT agcACCCTTATAGAGCGATTTGGGAGGAAGGTGCTGCTCTGGGGAGGATATACACTAATGTGTTCTGTGCTAGCACTCCTTACCACCACCCTGTCACTGCAG CACCAGTTCTTCTGGCTGCACTACTTCAGTGTTATCTTGATCTTCCTATTCGTTGTCTTCTATGGAATTGGACCAT CTGGAGCCTCCATAACTATCATGGTTGAAATCTTCAGCCAGTCATTCCGACCATCAGCCTTTCTGATTGTTGGCTGCATCAACTGGATGGGACTGTTTGTACTTGGGATGATTTTTCCATTGATTGTT GATAACCTCGGtcccttctgcttcctcatCTTTTTGGGAATCCTTGCTTTATCAGCAACTTTCATCTACCTCTACCTCCCTGAGACCAAGGGAAAGTCAATCATGGAGATAAAGGCAGAGTTCAACAAGCTGAATtttggaaaaaaggaaatctcaGTTACAGAAAATAACTTCCCTAAGGATCAGTTGTTCTGCACCAAACTCTGA
- the SLC2A11L4 gene encoding solute carrier family 2, facilitated glucose transporter member 11 isoform X2 produces the protein MVLVLGIGGSFPYGFHISVINSPSVHIRRFINETWIERHGSPLHPETIMLLWSFIVSVFGIGGLLGSLCCGYLTTRYRKKKCQIVTNLIMLVAALLMAFSKTAKSFEMILAGRFLYGVGTGFSLNIHPQYVGEISPKKLRGFTNSTVSVFLTLGKLTGQVVGLREILGSEALWPWLLASSGLSALLQLVTLPFFPDSPSYLLIQKGNEEAFRKAIRKLWGEGDHQAEIDDIMKEKVAMTSTKTLRVLELIKEPSMRWQLYILMTVMTTLQLCGINAIYFYCFEVFHTAKFEEYLIPYVSLGVGLCECLSSILCSTLIERFGRKVLLWGGYTLMCSVLALLTTTLSLQHQFFWLHYFSVILIFLFVVFYGIGPSGASITIMVEIFSQSFRPSAFLIVGCINWMGLFVLGMIFPLIVDNLGPFCFLIFLGILALSATFIYLYLPETKGKSIMEIKAEFNKLNFGKKEISVTENNFPKDQLFCTKL, from the exons ATGGTCCTAGTGCTGGGAATTGGTGGTAGTTTCCCATATGGATTCCATATTTCTGTCATCAACTCCCCCTCTGTG cacaTCAGGAGGTTTATTAATGAAACCTGGATAGAGCGACACGGCTCTCCCCTCCATCCGGAGACAATCATGCTGTTGTGGTCCTTCATTGTGTCTGTCTTTGGGATCGGAGGCCTCCTGGGGAGCCTCTGCTGTGGCTACCTGACTACCAGATACAGGAA AAAAAAGTGTCAGATTGTCACCAACCTGATCATGCTGGTAGCTGCACTTTTAATGGCCTTCAGTAAAACAGCCAAATCCTTCGAGATGATTCTGGCTGGACGCTTTCTTTACGGCGTTGGTACAG GGTTTTCTCTCAATATCCATCCTCAGTACGTAGGAGAGATTTCACCCAAGAAGCTGCGTGGATTTACAAACTCcacagtttctgtttttctgacaCTGGGGAAACTCACAGGACAGGTTGTTGGACTACG GGAGATTTTAGGAAGCGAAGCTTTGTGGCCATGGTTGTTAGCATCTAGTGGACTGTCAGCATTGCTTCAACTGGTTACTCTTCCATTTTTCCCTGATTCACCATCCTACCTCCTGATCCAGAAGGGTAATGAGGAAGCCTTCAGGAAAG CCATTAGGAAGCTCTGGGGGGAAGGAGACCATCAAGCAGAAATTGATGACATTATGAAGGAGAAGGTTGCAATGACGAGCACCAAAACCTTGCGTGTCCTTGAATTAATAAAAGAGCCATCTATGCGCTGGCAGCTTTACATTTTGATGACTGTCATGACCACCTTGCAGCTCTGTGGAATCAATGCA aTATACTTCTATTGTTTTGAAGTATTCCATACAGCCAAGTTTGAAGAATATCTTATCCCATACGTGTCCCTGGGAGTTGGGCTATGTGAATGCCTATCTTCTATATTGTGT agcACCCTTATAGAGCGATTTGGGAGGAAGGTGCTGCTCTGGGGAGGATATACACTAATGTGTTCTGTGCTAGCACTCCTTACCACCACCCTGTCACTGCAG CACCAGTTCTTCTGGCTGCACTACTTCAGTGTTATCTTGATCTTCCTATTCGTTGTCTTCTATGGAATTGGACCAT CTGGAGCCTCCATAACTATCATGGTTGAAATCTTCAGCCAGTCATTCCGACCATCAGCCTTTCTGATTGTTGGCTGCATCAACTGGATGGGACTGTTTGTACTTGGGATGATTTTTCCATTGATTGTT GATAACCTCGGtcccttctgcttcctcatCTTTTTGGGAATCCTTGCTTTATCAGCAACTTTCATCTACCTCTACCTCCCTGAGACCAAGGGAAAGTCAATCATGGAGATAAAGGCAGAGTTCAACAAGCTGAATtttggaaaaaaggaaatctcaGTTACAGAAAATAACTTCCCTAAGGATCAGTTGTTCTGCACCAAACTCTGA
- the SLC2A11L4 gene encoding solute carrier family 2, facilitated glucose transporter member 11 isoform X3 has product MRAIDRLHLGKRKKCQIVTNLIMLVAALLMAFSKTAKSFEMILAGRFLYGVGTGFSLNIHPQYVGEISPKKLRGFTNSTVSVFLTLGKLTGQVVGLREILGSEALWPWLLASSGLSALLQLVTLPFFPDSPSYLLIQKGNEEAFRKAIRKLWGEGDHQAEIDDIMKEKVAMTSTKTLRVLELIKEPSMRWQLYILMTVMTTLQLCGINAIYFYCFEVFHTAKFEEYLIPYVSLGVGLCECLSSILCSTLIERFGRKVLLWGGYTLMCSVLALLTTTLSLQHQFFWLHYFSVILIFLFVVFYGIGPSGASITIMVEIFSQSFRPSAFLIVGCINWMGLFVLGMIFPLIVDNLGPFCFLIFLGILALSATFIYLYLPETKGKSIMEIKAEFNKLNFGKKEISVTENNFPKDQLFCTKL; this is encoded by the exons ATGAGAGCCATAGACAGATTACATCTGGGAAAAAG AAAAAAGTGTCAGATTGTCACCAACCTGATCATGCTGGTAGCTGCACTTTTAATGGCCTTCAGTAAAACAGCCAAATCCTTCGAGATGATTCTGGCTGGACGCTTTCTTTACGGCGTTGGTACAG GGTTTTCTCTCAATATCCATCCTCAGTACGTAGGAGAGATTTCACCCAAGAAGCTGCGTGGATTTACAAACTCcacagtttctgtttttctgacaCTGGGGAAACTCACAGGACAGGTTGTTGGACTACG GGAGATTTTAGGAAGCGAAGCTTTGTGGCCATGGTTGTTAGCATCTAGTGGACTGTCAGCATTGCTTCAACTGGTTACTCTTCCATTTTTCCCTGATTCACCATCCTACCTCCTGATCCAGAAGGGTAATGAGGAAGCCTTCAGGAAAG CCATTAGGAAGCTCTGGGGGGAAGGAGACCATCAAGCAGAAATTGATGACATTATGAAGGAGAAGGTTGCAATGACGAGCACCAAAACCTTGCGTGTCCTTGAATTAATAAAAGAGCCATCTATGCGCTGGCAGCTTTACATTTTGATGACTGTCATGACCACCTTGCAGCTCTGTGGAATCAATGCA aTATACTTCTATTGTTTTGAAGTATTCCATACAGCCAAGTTTGAAGAATATCTTATCCCATACGTGTCCCTGGGAGTTGGGCTATGTGAATGCCTATCTTCTATATTGTGT agcACCCTTATAGAGCGATTTGGGAGGAAGGTGCTGCTCTGGGGAGGATATACACTAATGTGTTCTGTGCTAGCACTCCTTACCACCACCCTGTCACTGCAG CACCAGTTCTTCTGGCTGCACTACTTCAGTGTTATCTTGATCTTCCTATTCGTTGTCTTCTATGGAATTGGACCAT CTGGAGCCTCCATAACTATCATGGTTGAAATCTTCAGCCAGTCATTCCGACCATCAGCCTTTCTGATTGTTGGCTGCATCAACTGGATGGGACTGTTTGTACTTGGGATGATTTTTCCATTGATTGTT GATAACCTCGGtcccttctgcttcctcatCTTTTTGGGAATCCTTGCTTTATCAGCAACTTTCATCTACCTCTACCTCCCTGAGACCAAGGGAAAGTCAATCATGGAGATAAAGGCAGAGTTCAACAAGCTGAATtttggaaaaaaggaaatctcaGTTACAGAAAATAACTTCCCTAAGGATCAGTTGTTCTGCACCAAACTCTGA
- the MIF gene encoding macrophage migration inhibitory factor, producing MPMFTIHTNVCKDAVPDSLLGELTQQLAKATGKPAQYIAVHIVPDQMMSFGGSTDPCALCSLYSIGKIGGQQNKTYTKLLCDMIAKHLHVSADRVYINYFDINAANVGWNGSTFA from the exons ATGCCTATGTTCACCATCCACACCAACGTCTGCAAGGACGCCGTGCCCGACAGCCTGCTGGGCGAGCTGACCCAGCAGCTGGCCAAGGCCACCGGCAAGCCCGCGCAG TACATAGCCGTGCACATCGTACCTGATCAGATGATGTCCTTCGGGGGCTCCACGGATCCTTGCGCTCTCTGCAGCCTCTACAGCATTGGCAAAATTGGAGGGCAGCAGAACAAGACCTACACCAAGCTCCTGTGCGATATGATTGCGAAGCACTTGCACGTGTCTGCAGACAG GGTATACATCAACTACTTCGACATAAATGCTGCCAACGTGGGCTGGAACGGTTCCACCTTTGCATAG